The proteins below are encoded in one region of Phaseolus vulgaris cultivar G19833 chromosome 1, P. vulgaris v2.0, whole genome shotgun sequence:
- the LOC137813713 gene encoding protoporphyrinogen oxidase 2 isoform X3 has translation MGHRCCSICLIINIECGNFLYQVPTNPAALLKSKLLSAQSKIQVIFEPFLWKRSAPSNVCDENSEESVRRFFQRHFGKEVVDYLVDPFVGGTSATDPESLSMPHFFPELWNLEKRFGSVIAGALQSKLFSKREKTGENKTALKKNKHKRGSFSFQGGMQTLTDTLCKELGKENLKLNSKVLTLAYGHDESSSSQNWSITCVSNQSTQDVDAVIVTAPLCNVKDIKITKRSIPFPLNFLPEISYVPISVMITTFKKENVKRPLEGFGVLVPSKERQNGLKTLGTLFSSMMFPDRAPGDSYLYTTFVGGTQNRELAQASTDELQKIVTSDLRKLLGAEGEPTFVNHFYWSKGFPLYGRNYGSVVEAIDKMEKDLPGVFFAGNHKGGLSVGKSIASGWQAADLVITYLNSASTTVLDK, from the exons ATGGGGCACCGGTGCTG CTCTATTTGTCTCATAATAAATATAGAATGTGGTAACTTTTTATATCAGGTCCCCACAAATCCTGCAGCACTACTGAAGAGTAAACTACTTTCTGCACAATCAAAG ATCCAGGTCATTTTTGAACCATTTTTGTGGAAAAGAAGTGCCCCCTCTAATGTGTGCGATGAAAATTCTGAGGAAAG TGTTAGAAGGTTCTTTCAACGTCATTTTGGGAAAGAG GTTGTGGACTATCTGGTTGATCCTTTTGTTGGAGGCACTAGTGCAACGGATCCTGAATCACTTTCG ATGCCTCATTTTTTCCCAGAGTTGTGGAATTTGGAGAAAAG GTTTGGTTCCGTTATTGCTGGGGCATTGCAATCTAAGTTATTTTCCAAAAGGGAAAAAACTGGAGAAAATAAGACTGCACtgaaaaaaaacaaacacaagCGTGGTTCATTTTCTTTCCAGGGTGGGATGCAG ACACTAACAGATACACTGTGCAAAGAGCTCGGGAAAGAGAACCTCAAATTAAATTCAAAGGTTTTGACATTAGCTTATGGTCATGATGAAAGTTCCTCATCACAAAACTGGTCTATTACTTGTGTTTCTAACCAAAGCACCCAAGATGTCGATGCAGTAATCGTTACG GCTCCTCTATGTAATGTCAAGGATATCAAGATAACAAAAAGGAGCATTCCCTTTCCACTTAATTTTCTTCCCGAG ATAAGCTACGTGCCAATCTCAGTCATGATTACTACCTTCAAAAAGGAGAATGTAAAGAGACCATTGGAGGGTTTTGGAGTTCTTGTTCCTTCTAAAGAAAGACAAAATGGTTTAAAAACACTTG GTACACTTTTTTCCTCTATGATGTTTCCAGATCGTGCACCTGGTGATTCTTACCTCTATACTACTTTCGTTGGCGGAACCCAAAACAGGGAACTGGCTCAAGCTTCAAC TGATGAACTTCAGAAAATTGTTACTTCTGACCTGAGAAAGTTGCTGGGAGCAGAGGGGGAACCAACATTTGTTAA TCATTTTTACTGGAGCAAAGGCTTTCCTTTGTACGGACGTAACTATGGGTCAGTAGTTGAAGCAATTGATAAGATGGAAAAAGATCTGCCTGGAGTTTTCTTTGCTG GTAATCACAAAGGAGGACTCTCGGTGGGAAAATCAATTGCCTCAGGTTGGCAAGCAGCTGATCTTGTAATAACCTACCTCAACTCTGCTTCAACAACAGTGCTTGACAAATGA
- the LOC137813713 gene encoding protoporphyrinogen oxidase, mitochondrial isoform X2 produces MSSSATDDNPRSVKRVAVIGAGVSGLAAAYKLKSHGLDVTVFEAEGRAGGRLRSVSRDGLIWDEGANTMTESETEVKGLIDALGLQEKQQFPISQHKRYIVKNGAPVLVPTNPAALLKSKLLSAQSKIQVIFEPFLWKRSAPSNVCDENSEESVRRFFQRHFGKEVVDYLVDPFVGGTSATDPESLSMPHFFPELWNLEKRFGSVIAGALQSKLFSKREKTGENKTALKKNKHKRGSFSFQGGMQAPLCNVKDIKITKRSIPFPLNFLPEISYVPISVMITTFKKENVKRPLEGFGVLVPSKERQNGLKTLGTLFSSMMFPDRAPGDSYLYTTFVGGTQNRELAQASTDELQKIVTSDLRKLLGAEGEPTFVNHFYWSKGFPLYGRNYGSVVEAIDKMEKDLPGVFFAGNHKGGLSVGKSIASGWQAADLVITYLNSASTTVLDK; encoded by the exons ATGAGTTCCTCTGCAACAGACGATAACCCAA GATCCGTAAAAAGAGTTGCTGTTATTGGTGCTGGGGTAAG TGGGCTTGCTGCCGCTTACAAACTGAAATCACATGGTCTGGATGTCACTGTATTTGAAGCTGAAGGAAGAGCTGGAGGGAGGTTGAGAAGTGTTTCTCGGGATGGTCTAATTTGGGATGAGGGAGCTAATACAATG ACTGAAAGTGAAACTGAGGTTAAAGGTCTGATTGATGCTCTTGGACTTCAAGAAAAGCAGCAATTT CCAATATCCCAGCATAAGCGCTATATTGTGAAAAATGGGGCACCGGTGCTG GTCCCCACAAATCCTGCAGCACTACTGAAGAGTAAACTACTTTCTGCACAATCAAAG ATCCAGGTCATTTTTGAACCATTTTTGTGGAAAAGAAGTGCCCCCTCTAATGTGTGCGATGAAAATTCTGAGGAAAG TGTTAGAAGGTTCTTTCAACGTCATTTTGGGAAAGAG GTTGTGGACTATCTGGTTGATCCTTTTGTTGGAGGCACTAGTGCAACGGATCCTGAATCACTTTCG ATGCCTCATTTTTTCCCAGAGTTGTGGAATTTGGAGAAAAG GTTTGGTTCCGTTATTGCTGGGGCATTGCAATCTAAGTTATTTTCCAAAAGGGAAAAAACTGGAGAAAATAAGACTGCACtgaaaaaaaacaaacacaagCGTGGTTCATTTTCTTTCCAGGGTGGGATGCAG GCTCCTCTATGTAATGTCAAGGATATCAAGATAACAAAAAGGAGCATTCCCTTTCCACTTAATTTTCTTCCCGAG ATAAGCTACGTGCCAATCTCAGTCATGATTACTACCTTCAAAAAGGAGAATGTAAAGAGACCATTGGAGGGTTTTGGAGTTCTTGTTCCTTCTAAAGAAAGACAAAATGGTTTAAAAACACTTG GTACACTTTTTTCCTCTATGATGTTTCCAGATCGTGCACCTGGTGATTCTTACCTCTATACTACTTTCGTTGGCGGAACCCAAAACAGGGAACTGGCTCAAGCTTCAAC TGATGAACTTCAGAAAATTGTTACTTCTGACCTGAGAAAGTTGCTGGGAGCAGAGGGGGAACCAACATTTGTTAA TCATTTTTACTGGAGCAAAGGCTTTCCTTTGTACGGACGTAACTATGGGTCAGTAGTTGAAGCAATTGATAAGATGGAAAAAGATCTGCCTGGAGTTTTCTTTGCTG GTAATCACAAAGGAGGACTCTCGGTGGGAAAATCAATTGCCTCAGGTTGGCAAGCAGCTGATCTTGTAATAACCTACCTCAACTCTGCTTCAACAACAGTGCTTGACAAATGA
- the LOC137813713 gene encoding protoporphyrinogen oxidase 2 isoform X1: MSSSATDDNPRSVKRVAVIGAGVSGLAAAYKLKSHGLDVTVFEAEGRAGGRLRSVSRDGLIWDEGANTMTESETEVKGLIDALGLQEKQQFPISQHKRYIVKNGAPVLVPTNPAALLKSKLLSAQSKIQVIFEPFLWKRSAPSNVCDENSEESVRRFFQRHFGKEVVDYLVDPFVGGTSATDPESLSMPHFFPELWNLEKRFGSVIAGALQSKLFSKREKTGENKTALKKNKHKRGSFSFQGGMQTLTDTLCKELGKENLKLNSKVLTLAYGHDESSSSQNWSITCVSNQSTQDVDAVIVTAPLCNVKDIKITKRSIPFPLNFLPEISYVPISVMITTFKKENVKRPLEGFGVLVPSKERQNGLKTLGTLFSSMMFPDRAPGDSYLYTTFVGGTQNRELAQASTDELQKIVTSDLRKLLGAEGEPTFVNHFYWSKGFPLYGRNYGSVVEAIDKMEKDLPGVFFAGNHKGGLSVGKSIASGWQAADLVITYLNSASTTVLDK; the protein is encoded by the exons ATGAGTTCCTCTGCAACAGACGATAACCCAA GATCCGTAAAAAGAGTTGCTGTTATTGGTGCTGGGGTAAG TGGGCTTGCTGCCGCTTACAAACTGAAATCACATGGTCTGGATGTCACTGTATTTGAAGCTGAAGGAAGAGCTGGAGGGAGGTTGAGAAGTGTTTCTCGGGATGGTCTAATTTGGGATGAGGGAGCTAATACAATG ACTGAAAGTGAAACTGAGGTTAAAGGTCTGATTGATGCTCTTGGACTTCAAGAAAAGCAGCAATTT CCAATATCCCAGCATAAGCGCTATATTGTGAAAAATGGGGCACCGGTGCTG GTCCCCACAAATCCTGCAGCACTACTGAAGAGTAAACTACTTTCTGCACAATCAAAG ATCCAGGTCATTTTTGAACCATTTTTGTGGAAAAGAAGTGCCCCCTCTAATGTGTGCGATGAAAATTCTGAGGAAAG TGTTAGAAGGTTCTTTCAACGTCATTTTGGGAAAGAG GTTGTGGACTATCTGGTTGATCCTTTTGTTGGAGGCACTAGTGCAACGGATCCTGAATCACTTTCG ATGCCTCATTTTTTCCCAGAGTTGTGGAATTTGGAGAAAAG GTTTGGTTCCGTTATTGCTGGGGCATTGCAATCTAAGTTATTTTCCAAAAGGGAAAAAACTGGAGAAAATAAGACTGCACtgaaaaaaaacaaacacaagCGTGGTTCATTTTCTTTCCAGGGTGGGATGCAG ACACTAACAGATACACTGTGCAAAGAGCTCGGGAAAGAGAACCTCAAATTAAATTCAAAGGTTTTGACATTAGCTTATGGTCATGATGAAAGTTCCTCATCACAAAACTGGTCTATTACTTGTGTTTCTAACCAAAGCACCCAAGATGTCGATGCAGTAATCGTTACG GCTCCTCTATGTAATGTCAAGGATATCAAGATAACAAAAAGGAGCATTCCCTTTCCACTTAATTTTCTTCCCGAG ATAAGCTACGTGCCAATCTCAGTCATGATTACTACCTTCAAAAAGGAGAATGTAAAGAGACCATTGGAGGGTTTTGGAGTTCTTGTTCCTTCTAAAGAAAGACAAAATGGTTTAAAAACACTTG GTACACTTTTTTCCTCTATGATGTTTCCAGATCGTGCACCTGGTGATTCTTACCTCTATACTACTTTCGTTGGCGGAACCCAAAACAGGGAACTGGCTCAAGCTTCAAC TGATGAACTTCAGAAAATTGTTACTTCTGACCTGAGAAAGTTGCTGGGAGCAGAGGGGGAACCAACATTTGTTAA TCATTTTTACTGGAGCAAAGGCTTTCCTTTGTACGGACGTAACTATGGGTCAGTAGTTGAAGCAATTGATAAGATGGAAAAAGATCTGCCTGGAGTTTTCTTTGCTG GTAATCACAAAGGAGGACTCTCGGTGGGAAAATCAATTGCCTCAGGTTGGCAAGCAGCTGATCTTGTAATAACCTACCTCAACTCTGCTTCAACAACAGTGCTTGACAAATGA